In the Micromonospora narathiwatensis genome, one interval contains:
- a CDS encoding L-threonylcarbamoyladenylate synthase produces the protein MPAGSGIAEAAAVLRTGGLVAFPTETVYGLGANALDARAAARIFEAKARPSFDPLITHLADAADLPGLVGAVPPAVAALVERFWPGPLTLIVDRPAAIPPIVTSGLATMAVRVPDEPSARALIAAAGVPVAAPSANRFGQLSPTRAEHVVAGLGDAVDVVLDGGPTRCGIESTIVDARGDRPVVLRLGALPVEALVEAVGPVDVRPGSSGQPVAPGGLAAHYAPRTPLRLGTAEPAPGDGGRRGFLAFRERPAAGDWAAVEVLSPEGDPTVAAARLFDALHRLDAAGVTEIVAEPVPDVGVGRAINDRLRRAAATWH, from the coding sequence CTGCCGGCCGGCAGCGGCATCGCCGAGGCGGCTGCCGTGCTGCGTACCGGTGGGCTGGTCGCCTTTCCCACCGAGACGGTCTACGGGCTGGGCGCGAACGCGCTCGACGCCCGGGCGGCGGCGCGGATCTTCGAGGCGAAGGCGAGGCCCAGCTTCGACCCGCTGATCACCCACCTGGCCGACGCCGCCGACCTGCCCGGCCTGGTCGGCGCGGTGCCGCCGGCGGTCGCCGCGCTGGTCGAACGGTTCTGGCCCGGGCCGCTCACGTTGATCGTGGACCGGCCGGCGGCGATCCCGCCGATCGTCACCTCCGGTCTGGCGACCATGGCGGTCCGGGTGCCGGACGAGCCGTCCGCCCGGGCGCTGATCGCCGCCGCCGGGGTGCCGGTGGCGGCCCCCAGCGCCAACCGGTTCGGTCAGCTCAGCCCGACCCGGGCCGAGCACGTGGTGGCCGGGCTGGGCGACGCGGTGGACGTGGTGCTCGACGGCGGCCCGACCCGGTGCGGCATCGAGTCGACCATCGTGGACGCCCGGGGCGATCGTCCAGTGGTGCTGCGGCTGGGCGCGCTGCCGGTGGAGGCGCTGGTCGAGGCGGTCGGGCCGGTCGACGTACGACCGGGCAGCTCTGGCCAGCCGGTGGCGCCCGGTGGGCTGGCCGCGCACTACGCCCCGCGTACCCCGTTGCGGTTGGGGACTGCGGAGCCGGCGCCCGGCGACGGTGGCCGGCGCGGGTTCCTGGCCTTCCGTGAGCGCCCGGCGGCCGGCGACTGGGCGGCGGTGGAGGTGCTGTCCCCCGAGGGTGATCCGACCGTGGCGGCCGCACGGCTGTTCGACGCGCTGCACCGGTTGGACGCGGCCGGGGTGACCGAGATCGTCGCCGAGCCGGTCCCGGACGTCGGGGTGGGGCGGGCGATCAACGACAGGTTGCGGCGGGCCGCCGCAACCTGGCACTGA
- a CDS encoding DUF6528 family protein codes for MRKAILAALTSVAIGAAAIVATSTPANAANDYYLAMTEQSSNRVMVWNRNVSWTDANLRWQFTPGTTTGAWANLSDVKFRDTAAHGMIALVAASGGKAAIVQVKSGSKKATTSNILWQATPGGNPHAIERIPSNGSVVVASSNGYLTLYSPSNANSPSTLAKVQTITVKGAHGVLYDPTHKFLWAIGEGRLTPFTISGSGRSTRLSAKNGYISLGTYKNSAGKTVPNLGHDLQPSYTSKDTLFITHTSGVYSVNTWSFRTLKESGTTRVKAYVNQRGGERAWIRGDNTGSRPWASPTVQFFNSSGKATTTKSRSGARFYKVRIWTTAFE; via the coding sequence ATGCGCAAAGCCATCCTGGCAGCACTGACCAGCGTCGCGATCGGCGCCGCCGCCATCGTCGCGACCTCCACGCCGGCTAACGCCGCCAACGACTACTACCTGGCCATGACCGAGCAGTCGAGCAACCGGGTCATGGTGTGGAACCGGAACGTCAGCTGGACCGACGCGAACCTGCGCTGGCAGTTCACGCCGGGCACCACCACCGGGGCGTGGGCCAACCTGTCCGATGTGAAGTTCCGGGACACCGCCGCACACGGCATGATCGCGCTGGTCGCCGCCTCCGGCGGCAAGGCCGCGATCGTCCAGGTGAAGAGTGGCTCGAAGAAGGCCACCACCAGCAACATCCTCTGGCAGGCCACGCCGGGCGGGAACCCTCACGCGATCGAACGCATTCCGAGCAACGGCTCGGTCGTGGTCGCCAGCTCCAACGGCTACCTGACCCTGTACTCGCCGAGCAACGCGAACAGCCCGAGCACGCTCGCGAAGGTGCAGACCATCACCGTCAAGGGTGCGCACGGGGTGCTCTACGACCCGACGCACAAGTTCCTGTGGGCGATCGGCGAGGGCAGGCTCACCCCGTTCACCATCTCCGGCTCGGGCCGCAGTACCCGGCTGTCGGCCAAGAACGGCTACATCAGCCTCGGCACGTACAAGAACTCGGCCGGGAAGACCGTACCGAACCTGGGCCACGACCTACAGCCGTCGTACACGTCCAAGGACACGCTCTTCATCACCCACACCAGCGGCGTCTACTCGGTCAACACCTGGTCCTTCCGGACACTGAAGGAATCCGGTACCACCCGGGTGAAGGCGTACGTCAACCAGCGCGGCGGTGAGCGGGCCTGGATCCGCGGCGACAACACCGGCTCGCGCCCCTGGGCGAGCCCCACGGTGCAGTTCTTCAACTCCTCCGGCAAGGCGACCACGACGAAGAGCCGCTCCGGGGCCCGGTTCTACAAGGTCCGGATCTGGACCACCGCGTTCGAGTAG
- a CDS encoding MFS transporter has product MTATAAPAAPPAHLYSPRLRAMTVGSVALVSLLAFEALAVGTAMPTVARSLDGLGLYALAFGGPFAAGVVAMVVSGIWCDARGPRAPMWHGVAWFVAGLAVAGAAPTMGVLVAGRVVQGFGSGLLSVALYVIVGQAYPEELRRRVFAAFAAAWVVPSLVGPALAGLIVEHLGWRWVFLAVPVVAVPAVLLVQPGLRALGAAVPARPPAGALARIGWACGAGASAALLHHGGQQRGVSAAVLVAVAVAGLLVCAPRLLPAGFLRAARGLPTVVGLRGLASAAFAGAEVVLPLMLSRERGFSPTAAGLVLTVGAVSWSIGSWLQGRVATPRSTATLPRAGLSCITLGTASVALAVLPGVPVALVVCAWAVAGLGMGLLYPSLSVLTLALSAADEQGRNSSALQLGDSLAAATVLALTGAVLAAGSAPGPASYAVTLAVAAGCGLVGVLLAGRVVVRPAAT; this is encoded by the coding sequence GTGACCGCCACCGCCGCGCCGGCGGCCCCACCCGCGCACCTGTACTCGCCGCGCCTGCGCGCGATGACCGTGGGCAGTGTCGCCCTGGTCTCGCTGCTCGCGTTCGAGGCCCTCGCCGTGGGCACCGCGATGCCCACGGTCGCCCGCAGCCTGGACGGGTTGGGGCTGTACGCGCTCGCCTTCGGCGGCCCGTTCGCCGCCGGGGTGGTGGCCATGGTCGTCTCCGGCATCTGGTGCGACGCGCGGGGACCACGCGCGCCGATGTGGCATGGGGTCGCGTGGTTCGTGGCGGGTTTGGCCGTCGCGGGTGCCGCCCCGACGATGGGCGTGCTGGTCGCCGGCCGGGTGGTGCAGGGCTTCGGCTCGGGCCTGCTCTCCGTGGCGCTGTACGTGATCGTCGGGCAGGCGTATCCCGAGGAGTTGCGGCGGCGGGTCTTCGCCGCGTTCGCGGCGGCCTGGGTCGTACCGTCGCTGGTCGGTCCGGCGCTGGCCGGCCTGATCGTCGAGCATCTGGGCTGGCGCTGGGTCTTCCTGGCGGTGCCGGTGGTCGCGGTGCCGGCGGTGCTGCTGGTCCAGCCGGGGCTGCGGGCGCTGGGCGCGGCGGTCCCGGCCCGACCGCCGGCCGGCGCGCTGGCCCGGATCGGCTGGGCGTGCGGGGCGGGGGCGAGCGCCGCACTGCTGCACCACGGGGGGCAGCAGCGCGGCGTGTCCGCAGCCGTGCTGGTGGCGGTGGCGGTGGCCGGACTGCTGGTCTGCGCGCCGCGCCTGCTGCCGGCCGGTTTCCTGCGGGCCGCCCGGGGGCTGCCCACGGTGGTCGGGCTGCGCGGCCTCGCCTCGGCGGCGTTCGCCGGGGCGGAGGTGGTGCTCCCGCTGATGCTCTCCCGGGAGCGCGGTTTCTCGCCGACCGCGGCCGGTCTGGTGCTGACCGTCGGCGCGGTCTCCTGGTCGATCGGCTCGTGGTTGCAGGGCCGGGTGGCCACGCCACGCTCCACCGCCACGCTGCCCCGGGCCGGGCTGAGCTGCATCACCCTCGGTACGGCGAGCGTGGCGCTGGCTGTGCTGCCGGGCGTACCGGTGGCGCTGGTGGTGTGCGCCTGGGCGGTGGCCGGCCTCGGCATGGGGCTGCTCTATCCGTCCCTGTCGGTGCTCACCCTGGCCCTCTCCGCAGCGGACGAGCAGGGCCGCAACAGTTCGGCGCTGCAACTGGGCGACTCGCTGGCCGCCGCCACCGTGCTGGCGCTGACCGGTGCCGTGCTGGCGGCCGGATCGGCGCCCGGCCCGGCGAGCTACGCGGTCACCCTGGCCGTGGCGGCCGGTTGCGGGCTGGTCGGCGTGCTGCTCGCCGGCCGGGTGGTGGTACGCCCGGCGGCCACCTGA
- a CDS encoding DLW-39 family protein, with protein sequence MFKKLLILAGIVGVAAVVARKVKASNDERALWHEATTAPDLR encoded by the coding sequence ATGTTCAAGAAGCTTCTGATCCTGGCCGGCATCGTCGGCGTCGCCGCCGTGGTGGCCCGGAAGGTGAAGGCCTCGAACGACGAGCGCGCCCTGTGGCACGAGGCGACCACCGCGCCCGACCTGCGCTGA
- a CDS encoding HAD-IC family P-type ATPase has product MTSLGRYAGLLLSPAAVPDAVARVARTVATVAPGVAQAAVPRGVTEAAESVGTAATKLARLVGLTRRRVWTLDGRHHIEVHGVCQDGGNRLARQVEEALERMPGVAWARVNAPSGRVVVAVQEPKPKLRELIAKIAQVEQVCPYEPDSEIPPPHPPEEGPRTPRTLGALASDALGLTISAATRILPFAPLPAEVSGLLTAIDLHPKLHALADRGLRADPRADLFFPLAEAVAQGLSGRWAGIVLDGAQRMVQWGEARAQLAAWTKAEPRLTGDPDRAVARVPKGQRPCPTPDGPAERYVTRMLAAGAAAGAATVPVAGGKRAAAVAISSLPKAPGAGREGYAAQLGRILARRGVIAMDRSVLRELDRIDTVLLDSAILGSDRGVLADLAPLPGADTGQVAAQAFALFDPAAPDTVREADGWRLGPLDRIDADDPGDTPDSRRLREGGGPLLGLASGGTLAAVLRVEPEPAPGVDLLPTAARQAGLRLVVAGDDDERYGFADLVVPGGPHLADSVRALQRDGAVVMVVSGGREALGAADCGLGVAAPDGLPPWGAHLLVGDDLRIPALLIDATGVARRMTRQNIRIAMAGSGLGALNAFTSAPAQLPGRTLDAVNGAAAIAFAHGVWRARRLPDRTRSPMPAVTAWHLMPSATVLDQLGTEPGGLTSAEAGRRRRSATGDGAGPASLLRTFVDELSNPLTPVLAAGAVLSAAFGSLVDAALVGGVVGGSALVGAVHQRNTERSLAELLSRSAVTARVLRDGAEQVVPAEELVRGDVIAVGPGDAIPADCRVLTSDGLEADESSLTGESLPVSKSPEPVVAADIAERHSMLYEGTTVAAGHGTGVVVATDEETEAGRSLAMARQAPPTSGVEARLGKLTSFAVPLAAGSAIAVAGAGLLRGVPLAETAATAANLAVASVPEGLPFLVSAAQLAAARRLAEHGALVRNPRTIEALGRVDVLCFDKTGTLTEGKLLLAGVGDGDDRYAPPDRLDESLRLTLAAALRATPAAADPDELPQQTDRAVRRGAGTAEVSEQVGAADWTAVGGLPFEPSRGYHATVGRTADGLLLSVKGAPESVLPRCTARRSGGDQPLDEAGRNAVHAMLAERARAGHRILAVAERRVDDETVTDEQVGDLVFVGFLALADGVRESAAPAVHRIRQAGVHTIMITGDHPATAEAIAATISPDHGEQRVVTATDLDRLDDDALAERLMATDVVARCTPAHKVRIIQALQHRGRTVAMTGDGANDAPAIRLADVGIALGQRGTPAARAAADLVVTDDRLETIIATLVEGRAMWSSVRHALSILVGGNLGEIAFSVLTAAATGRSALTGRQLLLVNLLTDLAPALAIAVRPPASDRADHLLREGPDTSLGGTMTREIALRAGATTLGATAGWTVARWTGRQQWAGTVALASLVGTQLGQTVLAGGTSPTVLASTAASIGVLVGVVQTPGLSQFFGCTPLGPVGWTIAAGSALGATFANGALTRLVDHLPQPGVRPAGDHRHGSGDHPHGSGDGGHGETGHGE; this is encoded by the coding sequence ATGACCTCGCTGGGCCGGTATGCCGGCCTCCTGCTGTCGCCGGCGGCCGTGCCGGACGCGGTCGCACGGGTCGCGCGTACGGTCGCCACCGTCGCGCCCGGCGTGGCCCAGGCCGCCGTGCCGCGCGGCGTCACCGAGGCCGCGGAGAGCGTGGGTACGGCGGCGACCAAGCTGGCCCGGCTCGTCGGGCTGACCCGACGCCGGGTCTGGACCCTGGACGGCCGGCACCACATCGAGGTGCACGGCGTCTGCCAGGACGGCGGGAACCGGCTGGCCCGGCAGGTCGAGGAGGCGCTGGAACGGATGCCCGGCGTGGCCTGGGCCCGGGTCAACGCGCCCTCCGGCCGGGTGGTGGTGGCGGTCCAGGAGCCGAAGCCGAAACTGCGCGAGCTGATCGCCAAGATCGCCCAGGTCGAGCAGGTGTGCCCGTACGAGCCGGACTCGGAGATCCCGCCGCCGCACCCGCCCGAGGAAGGCCCCCGTACGCCTCGTACCCTGGGCGCGCTGGCCTCCGACGCGCTCGGCCTGACCATCTCGGCGGCCACCCGGATCCTGCCGTTCGCCCCGCTCCCCGCCGAGGTGTCCGGCCTCCTCACCGCGATCGACCTGCACCCGAAGCTGCACGCGCTGGCCGACCGGGGACTGCGCGCGGATCCCCGCGCCGACCTGTTCTTCCCGCTCGCCGAGGCGGTCGCGCAGGGCCTCTCCGGCCGCTGGGCCGGGATAGTCCTGGACGGCGCACAGCGGATGGTGCAGTGGGGTGAGGCGCGGGCCCAGCTCGCCGCCTGGACGAAGGCGGAGCCGCGGCTGACCGGGGACCCGGACCGCGCGGTGGCCCGGGTGCCGAAGGGGCAACGCCCCTGCCCGACGCCGGACGGCCCGGCCGAACGGTACGTGACCCGGATGCTCGCCGCCGGGGCGGCGGCCGGCGCGGCGACGGTGCCGGTGGCCGGTGGCAAACGGGCCGCCGCGGTGGCCATCTCGTCGCTGCCGAAGGCGCCGGGCGCCGGACGGGAGGGCTACGCCGCCCAACTCGGCCGGATACTCGCCCGGCGCGGCGTCATCGCGATGGACCGCAGCGTGCTGCGGGAGCTGGACCGGATCGACACGGTGCTGCTGGACAGCGCGATCCTCGGCTCGGACCGGGGCGTGCTGGCCGACCTGGCGCCCCTGCCCGGGGCGGACACCGGGCAGGTCGCCGCCCAGGCGTTCGCCCTCTTCGACCCGGCCGCGCCCGACACGGTACGGGAGGCCGACGGCTGGCGGCTCGGGCCGCTGGACCGGATCGACGCCGACGACCCCGGGGACACCCCCGACAGCCGCCGCCTCCGGGAGGGCGGCGGTCCGCTGCTCGGCCTCGCTTCCGGCGGCACCCTGGCCGCCGTGCTCCGGGTCGAGCCGGAGCCGGCGCCCGGCGTGGACCTCCTGCCCACCGCCGCCCGCCAGGCCGGCCTGCGGCTCGTAGTGGCCGGCGACGACGACGAGCGGTACGGCTTCGCGGACCTCGTCGTGCCCGGCGGCCCCCACCTCGCCGACTCGGTACGCGCCCTGCAACGCGACGGCGCGGTCGTCATGGTCGTCTCCGGCGGACGTGAGGCGCTCGGCGCCGCCGACTGCGGCCTCGGCGTGGCCGCCCCGGACGGCCTCCCGCCGTGGGGCGCGCACCTGCTGGTCGGCGACGACCTGCGAATTCCCGCCCTGCTGATCGACGCCACCGGGGTGGCCCGCCGGATGACCAGGCAGAACATCCGGATCGCGATGGCCGGCAGCGGCCTGGGAGCGCTGAACGCGTTCACCTCCGCACCCGCTCAGCTACCCGGCCGGACCCTCGACGCGGTGAACGGCGCCGCCGCGATCGCCTTCGCGCACGGCGTGTGGCGGGCCCGCCGGTTGCCGGACCGCACCCGCTCGCCGATGCCCGCGGTGACCGCCTGGCACCTGATGCCGTCGGCGACCGTGCTGGACCAGCTCGGCACCGAGCCCGGCGGGTTGACCAGCGCGGAGGCGGGACGCCGCCGGCGGTCGGCGACCGGCGACGGGGCCGGCCCTGCCAGTCTGCTGCGTACCTTCGTGGACGAGCTGTCGAACCCGCTCACCCCGGTGCTCGCCGCCGGGGCGGTGCTCTCCGCCGCGTTCGGCTCGCTGGTCGACGCGGCCCTGGTCGGCGGGGTGGTCGGCGGTTCGGCGCTGGTCGGCGCGGTGCACCAGCGCAACACCGAACGGTCCCTCGCCGAACTGCTGTCCCGTTCGGCGGTGACCGCCCGGGTGCTCCGGGACGGCGCCGAACAGGTGGTGCCCGCCGAGGAACTGGTCCGCGGTGACGTGATCGCGGTGGGCCCCGGCGACGCGATCCCCGCCGACTGCCGGGTACTCACCTCGGACGGGCTGGAGGCCGACGAGTCGTCGCTGACCGGCGAGTCGCTGCCGGTCAGCAAGAGCCCCGAACCGGTGGTGGCGGCGGACATCGCCGAGCGGCACTCCATGCTGTACGAGGGCACCACTGTCGCCGCCGGCCACGGCACCGGGGTCGTGGTGGCGACCGACGAGGAGACCGAGGCGGGACGGAGCCTCGCAATGGCCCGGCAGGCCCCGCCGACCAGCGGCGTCGAGGCGCGGCTCGGGAAGCTGACCAGCTTCGCCGTACCGCTGGCGGCCGGCTCGGCGATCGCGGTGGCCGGGGCGGGCCTGCTCCGGGGCGTACCCCTGGCGGAGACGGCGGCGACCGCCGCGAACCTGGCCGTCGCGTCGGTGCCGGAGGGGCTGCCGTTCCTGGTCAGCGCCGCGCAGCTGGCTGCGGCGCGGCGGCTGGCCGAGCACGGCGCCCTGGTCCGCAACCCACGGACCATCGAGGCGCTGGGCCGGGTGGACGTGCTCTGCTTCGACAAGACCGGCACCCTCACGGAGGGAAAGCTGCTGCTGGCCGGGGTGGGCGACGGCGACGACCGGTACGCCCCACCGGACCGGCTGGACGAGTCGCTGCGGCTGACCCTGGCCGCGGCGCTGCGCGCCACCCCGGCGGCGGCCGACCCGGACGAGCTGCCCCAGCAGACCGACCGGGCGGTACGCCGGGGCGCGGGCACCGCCGAGGTGTCGGAGCAGGTCGGCGCGGCGGACTGGACGGCGGTGGGCGGGCTGCCGTTCGAGCCCTCCCGCGGCTATCACGCCACGGTCGGGCGGACCGCCGACGGGCTGCTGCTCAGCGTGAAGGGCGCGCCCGAGTCGGTGCTGCCCCGCTGCACGGCCCGGCGGAGCGGGGGCGACCAGCCGCTCGACGAGGCGGGGCGGAACGCCGTGCACGCGATGCTGGCCGAGCGGGCCCGGGCCGGGCACCGGATCCTCGCCGTCGCCGAGCGCCGGGTGGACGACGAGACGGTGACCGACGAGCAGGTCGGCGATCTGGTCTTCGTCGGTTTCCTGGCACTCGCCGACGGGGTACGGGAGAGCGCCGCGCCCGCCGTACACCGGATCCGGCAGGCCGGCGTGCACACCATCATGATCACCGGGGACCATCCGGCCACCGCCGAGGCCATCGCCGCGACCATCAGCCCCGATCACGGCGAGCAGCGGGTGGTCACCGCGACCGACCTGGACCGGCTGGACGACGACGCGCTGGCCGAGCGGCTCATGGCGACCGACGTGGTGGCCCGCTGCACCCCCGCCCACAAGGTCCGCATCATCCAGGCGCTGCAACACCGGGGCCGTACGGTGGCGATGACCGGCGACGGCGCCAACGACGCCCCGGCGATCCGGCTGGCCGACGTGGGTATCGCGCTCGGCCAGCGCGGCACCCCGGCCGCCCGCGCCGCCGCCGATCTGGTGGTCACCGACGACCGGCTGGAGACGATCATCGCCACCCTGGTCGAGGGACGGGCGATGTGGTCGTCGGTCCGCCACGCGCTGAGCATCCTGGTCGGCGGGAACCTCGGCGAGATCGCGTTCAGCGTGCTGACCGCCGCCGCCACCGGCCGGTCCGCGCTGACCGGCCGGCAGTTGCTCCTGGTCAACCTGCTCACCGACCTGGCACCGGCACTGGCCATCGCGGTCCGCCCGCCCGCCTCCGACCGGGCCGACCACCTGCTGCGGGAGGGGCCGGACACCTCCCTCGGCGGGACGATGACCCGGGAGATCGCGCTGCGGGCGGGCGCCACCACCCTGGGCGCGACCGCCGGCTGGACGGTGGCCCGGTGGACCGGGCGGCAGCAGTGGGCGGGGACGGTGGCGCTCGCCTCGCTGGTCGGCACCCAGCTCGGCCAGACCGTGCTGGCCGGCGGCACCAGCCCCACCGTGCTCGCCTCCACCGCCGCCTCGATCGGCGTACTGGTCGGGGTGGTGCAGACGCCGGGGCTCAGCCAGTTCTTCGGTTGCACGCCACTCGGCCCGGTGGGTTGGACGATCGCCGCCGGCTCCGCGCTGGGCGCGACCTTCGCCAACGGCGCGCTCACCCGGCTGGTCGACCACCTGCCGCAGCCCGGCGTCCGCCCGGCCGGCGACCACCGGCACGGATCCGGCGACCATCCGCACGGGTCCGGCGACGGCGGCCACGGCGAGACCGGGCACGGCGAGTGA
- a CDS encoding aminoglycoside phosphotransferase family protein, which translates to MHADEVETDIELVRRLLTGQFPHWAGLPVRLVPSYGTDHDIYRLGEHLSVRLPRIGWATGQAAREAEWLPRLAPHLPLALPVPLAMGHPAEGYPFGWSVHEWLPGENANGTLDDLDRAAVDLAAFITALRSIDTTGAYPRPPACRGGDLAEFDAGVRRSVGELGDRIDGAATLRAWQESLDAAAWGRPGVWVHGDLLPGNLLVVDGRLSAVIDFGGLNVGDPACDLQPAWNVFAGTSRERFRAELNVDDAAWLRGRGWALLQAVAALPYYWDTNPGIVRQTSHALGQVLADAAR; encoded by the coding sequence ATGCATGCCGACGAGGTGGAGACCGACATCGAGCTGGTCCGGCGACTGCTCACCGGGCAGTTCCCGCACTGGGCCGGGCTGCCGGTCCGGCTGGTCCCCTCGTACGGGACCGACCACGACATCTACCGGCTCGGCGAGCACCTGTCGGTCCGGCTGCCCCGGATCGGCTGGGCCACCGGGCAGGCGGCGCGGGAGGCCGAGTGGCTGCCCCGACTCGCCCCGCACCTGCCACTCGCCCTGCCCGTTCCGCTGGCGATGGGACACCCCGCCGAGGGCTACCCCTTCGGCTGGTCGGTGCACGAGTGGCTGCCCGGCGAGAACGCCAACGGCACCCTCGACGACCTGGACCGGGCGGCGGTCGACCTCGCCGCGTTCATCACGGCGCTACGCTCGATCGACACCACCGGCGCGTACCCTCGGCCACCGGCCTGCCGGGGCGGCGACCTGGCCGAGTTCGACGCCGGCGTACGCCGCTCGGTTGGTGAACTCGGCGATCGAATCGACGGTGCCGCCACCTTGCGCGCCTGGCAGGAGTCGCTGGACGCGGCGGCGTGGGGCCGGCCGGGGGTGTGGGTGCACGGGGACCTGCTGCCCGGCAACCTGCTGGTCGTCGACGGCCGCCTCTCCGCCGTCATCGACTTCGGCGGCCTCAATGTCGGGGACCCCGCCTGCGACCTGCAACCGGCGTGGAACGTCTTCGCCGGGACCAGCCGGGAACGGTTCCGCGCCGAACTGAACGTGGACGACGCCGCCTGGCTACGGGGGCGCGGCTGGGCCCTGCTCCAGGCGGTGGCGGCGCTGCCGTACTACTGGGACACCAACCCGGGCATCGTCCGCCAGACCTCACACGCCCTGGGTCAGGTCCTCGCCGACGCCGCCCGCTGA
- a CDS encoding DUF3566 domain-containing protein has translation MTETQAKSGNKGTSANPVDEEAAKGGTPATGRAAVGRATVPADEPAPKFTRAPGMAPPPDKPAEDSGATEKADQTKVDAPPSAEGPAASAATAAMPATTQPIKTTGTARPSTGTTGTQPRVGVGVGAAARPSEGARAGAPGRPANGGGLPPGVTGAAAVGAARVGEAVRAARTSVSSAASRGPRRARLNLKRIDPWSVMKFAFAVSVVLFIVVVVATSVLYLALDAMGVFKTVNASLTDLVNASNSSGGGGGFRITAKGVILSSALIGLVNVVLFTALATLGAFVYNVCADLVGGVELTLAERD, from the coding sequence ATGACGGAGACACAGGCGAAGTCGGGGAACAAGGGGACCTCGGCCAACCCGGTCGACGAGGAGGCCGCAAAGGGCGGTACACCAGCGACCGGCCGCGCGGCCGTGGGCCGGGCCACCGTCCCCGCCGACGAGCCTGCCCCGAAGTTCACCCGGGCCCCCGGCATGGCTCCGCCGCCGGACAAGCCCGCAGAGGACTCGGGGGCGACCGAGAAGGCCGACCAGACCAAGGTCGACGCCCCGCCCTCCGCCGAAGGCCCGGCCGCCTCGGCGGCCACCGCGGCGATGCCGGCCACGACCCAGCCGATCAAGACGACGGGTACGGCCCGGCCGTCCACCGGCACGACCGGCACCCAGCCGCGTGTCGGAGTCGGCGTCGGCGCCGCCGCCAGGCCGTCGGAGGGCGCCCGAGCCGGCGCACCGGGCCGACCGGCCAACGGCGGGGGCCTGCCGCCGGGCGTCACCGGTGCGGCCGCCGTCGGGGCCGCCCGGGTGGGTGAGGCGGTACGCGCCGCGCGTACCTCGGTCAGCTCGGCCGCGTCGCGCGGGCCGCGCCGGGCCCGGCTGAACCTCAAGCGGATCGACCCGTGGTCCGTGATGAAGTTCGCGTTCGCCGTTTCGGTGGTGCTCTTCATCGTGGTGGTCGTCGCCACCTCGGTGCTCTACCTGGCGTTGGACGCGATGGGCGTGTTCAAGACCGTCAACGCGAGCCTGACCGACCTGGTCAACGCCAGCAACAGCTCAGGCGGTGGCGGCGGCTTCCGGATCACCGCCAAGGGCGTGATCCTCAGCTCCGCGCTGATCGGCCTGGTCAACGTTGTGCTCTTCACCGCGCTGGCCACCCTCGGTGCGTTCGTCTACAACGTCTGCGCCGACCTGGTCGGCGGGGTCGAGCTGACGCTCGCCGAGCGGGACTGA
- a CDS encoding GNAT family N-acetyltransferase, with product MPPRLEKITTDNVLAACAIAVRPDQEDLVAPVARSLAEAYVQPDVAWPRLIVDGDRPVGFLMAFLDIRWRPEDPGDVRSGLWRLNIAADQQGRGYGRFAVEAVAGELRSRGTDRLVVTWVPGPHGPERFYRRLGFRLTGEHSGDQVVGELDL from the coding sequence ATGCCGCCACGCCTTGAGAAGATCACCACGGACAACGTCCTGGCCGCCTGCGCCATCGCCGTCCGCCCGGACCAGGAGGATCTGGTCGCGCCCGTCGCGCGGTCGCTCGCCGAGGCGTACGTGCAGCCGGACGTCGCCTGGCCGAGACTGATCGTCGACGGGGACCGGCCGGTCGGCTTCCTGATGGCCTTCCTCGACATCCGGTGGCGCCCGGAGGACCCGGGCGATGTCCGCTCCGGGCTGTGGCGGCTGAACATCGCCGCCGACCAGCAGGGCCGGGGATACGGCCGCTTCGCCGTCGAGGCGGTGGCCGGGGAACTGCGCAGCCGGGGCACCGACCGGCTCGTCGTTACCTGGGTGCCCGGTCCGCACGGCCCGGAACGCTTCTACCGCCGCCTCGGCTTCCGGCTCACCGGCGAACACAGCGGCGACCAGGTGGTCGGCGAGTTGGACCTGTGA